In Osmerus eperlanus chromosome 4, fOsmEpe2.1, whole genome shotgun sequence, the sequence ttacactctgcctccagtactgtatagacatggggctgttgcactctgcctccagtactgtatagacatggggctgttgcactctgctcccagtactgtatagacatggggctgttacactctgcctccagtactgtatagacatggggctgttgcactctgcctccagtactgtatagacatggggctgttgcactctgcctccagtactgtatagacatggggctgttgcactctgcctccagtactgtatagacatggggctgttgcactctgctcccagtactgtatagacatggggctgttgcactctgctcccagtactgtatagacatggggctgttgcactctgcctccagtactgtatagacatggggctgttgcactctgcctccagtactgtatagacatggggctgttACACTCTGCCCCCAGCTTCTGGCGTGTCTCTGTGGACAGGGAGCTGTGCCAGGATTACACTTGTGCTGTGTAACAGCTAACAAGGCCAAAGCCACCTACACAGCACCATCTGCAGGCTTGTTTACCTGACCACTACAAAATAGAAAACAGAATTAATTCTACATACAGCGTAGCCCTATACCGTATGTTTTCAGTGGCTGTTTTATGGTAACATGTCGTTATTTGTATCTTTTTTAGGGGGATCTAGCCAAGAAGAAAATCTATCCAACTCTATGGTGAGAATGTGAAGCTGGATCAGTGTTGAATCCTTCATATAGCAGAACTCATGTTCAGAATGGGGAAAATAGCAAACAATAATGAGTCCCATTTATCTCTGCTCCTTCTCTGTGCTCCCAGGTGGCTGTTCAGAGATGGCCTCCTCCCTGAACAGACTTTTTTTGTTGGTTTTGCTCGCTCTGAACTGACAGTGGATTCCATTAAGACCGCCTGCTTGCCCTACCTAAAGGTAACATGTTCACCCTGAACAGAGGAGTGAAGAGCGTACAGCACAGGGCGGTATCCTtcacctttcctctccccccgcgTCCCAGGTGGCAGACACCGAGGTGGAGTGCCTGGCCGCGTTCTTCAGCCGTAACTCCTACGTGAGCGGGAAGTACGCAGACGAGAGCTCCTTCGCCAAACTTCACACCCACCTGCTGTCTCTGCCGGGGGGAGCGGACGCCAACCGCCTCTTCTACCTGGCGCTGCCGCCCAGCGTCTACCACGACGTCAGCAAGAACATCAGACACCACTGCATGAGTGCCAAGTCAGTATGTCCCTCAGGGGTACCTCCGTCTCAGCCAGGGATCTTCTCTGCCTGCCTCGTTGTTTGTCTATCCCTGCTCTGCCTGAATGTCTGTGATTAGATCATAAACGTAATCCTGTCATGAGGACAATGTCGGGAGGCTTGGTGAACTGCAATCCAATAAGTGGTTTTATGTGTAACTGGTGAGGGAGTCTGACATTTCATAGCTCCTGGTTGTGATGACTAAAGGGCTGATCGAGCAGTGTTGTTTACATTGTTAATctgcctgtgctgtgtgtgatgtgtagagGCTGGAACAGGGTGATTGTGGAGAAGCCGTTTGGGCGAGACCTGCAGAGCTCTGAGGCGCTGTccgcccacctctcctccctcttcactgAGGACCAAATCTACCGGATAGACCACTACCTGGGCAAGGAGATGGTGCAGAACCTCATGGTCCTCAGGTGCAGATCTTCCTTTCTCCCAGCTTGTTCTGGCACAGTTCTTGATTGACCTAAGATAAGACTCAACGTTGTGAATATTCCCTGTCACCAACAGCTGAATCTCTTTCCTAATGTCTGTGTCAGTCAGGCTAATGCCACTTGCATTGTGGTGTGCTGGTTGTTCCAGGTTTGGAAATCGGATATTTGGGCCAATCTGGAACAGGGACAACATTGCCTGTGTAGTCCTCACCTTTAAAGAACCCTTTGGAACTCAAGGCCGGGGCGGCTACTTTGATGACTTTGGCATCATCCGGTGAGGATACAAACAGATTTAGACTAACAAATCAGTTAAGCTTACTTTGGCAGATAAGCAGTACAGTAGTTTTTAATGTATGTACTACATATTCTGATAGCTGTAACTATTCTGATAGCTGTAACCATTAATTATTTtgtgaaaaaaaatatatacacacactgttgATTTCTGGGTTGGAAATAATTTGTGTAAATTTTGTAATCTATTAGCCTCATCTCACTGTCCGTTTTTCTTTGTACCTGTGCCTCCGTTTCTCCTCTTTTGTCACTGCACAGTGATGTCATGCAGAACCACTTGCTCCAGATGCTCTGTCTGGTTGCCATGGAAAAACCAGCCTCTACAAGCTCTGATGATGTCAGGGATGAAAAGGTGCCAAAACATCACTCATTGAGCTGAAACGCCTCAAATTAAGACATTCAGTCATCTATTATTTACATTATATATGATGGAAATGGGTTACCACTATCTTGTAAAAAATCTAATTTCCTTGCCTATGTACGCCCTCTGCAGGTTAAGGTGCTTAAGTGTATAGCCCCACCAACAATGCCTGATGTGGTTTTGGGCCAGTATGCCGGCGAcccagagggggaaggggacgcAAAGCTGGGTTACCTTGACGACCCCACTGTCCCCAAAGGCTCCACTCAGGCCACTTTTGCCACAGTTGTGCTCTATGTACATAATGAGCGCTGGGATGGTGAGAGAGGCTTTTGTCCGTCTCTCATTTGAATGTCTCTATCATCAGCACTACATAGCATGGCTTTttactttctttcctttttacaTCCTACTACTACTCTTTAGATCCCATTAACGTTCTTGCTCTGTTCTATCCCTCGGCAGGTGTTCCTTTCATCCTGCGCTGTGGGAAGGCATTAAACGAGAGGAAGGCTGAGGTCCGACTGCAGTTCACTGACGTGCCAGGGGACATCTTTGGGGCTCAGTGTCGTAGGAATGAGCTGGTGATGCGTGTTCAGCCAAACGAAGCTGTCTATGCCAAGATGATGAGTAAGAAACCAGGAGTGTACTTCCACCCTGAGGAGACTGAGCTGGACCTGACCTACAAAAGCAGATACAAGGTGAGATGCTGGCTTTATACTTTTTCACATGGCTAGCCTGCTTCAGGTAATCACACTGTATTTTTCTCTCCTCAGGATGTCAAGCTGCCAGACGCTTATGAAAGACTTATTTTGGATGTCTTCTGTGGGAGCCAGATGCACTTTGTCCGCAGGTGTGTATCTGTCCACATCTCCCATCTCTGCATAACCCAAGCCTTACACCTGCCTTAAACTTTGTCCCCAAGTGTGTGCAAACATAATTGTGCATTATAGTCTTCTCCACTAGATGGTGCcacatgttgtttttttctctcatggATCAAGATGAATGTTTTGAGATAGTCATCACTTATACTATGTTTTAAATGCTTTTACTCGTGTATTTTCTCAGTGATGAGCTGAGGGAAGCTTGGAGGATCTTTACGCCTCTTCTTCATAAGATAGATAAAGAGAAGACTCCCCCAATTGCCTATAGATACGGAAGGTAATAATTAATTTCTTAATTTGCCTGCCTTATCTAAACATGTTCCTATCCTTTTGTCACTTTTCTGTTTAAATGTCTTCTTTGTCAATTTGTAATCATTGAATGCATTTATTTTGTCTCAAGTCGTGGCCCAGTTGAAGCAGATGACCTCTCCAAGAGGGTTGGATTCCGGTATGAAGGAACATACAAATGGGTCAACCCTCACAGACTGTGAAATAggatgaaagagggagggatgtgacAAGTGTCATGTTCTAATTCTCTTGAATGTCTTTGAGTCAGGGGGTGTTACAACTGTGTTGACTTCTCTCAGCTACTGCTAGGAAAGAGACTTGGAAATGTATGGAAAGGAAGCTGTTTTGAAGCATAGGAACATTGCCAAAGTCTCAGGTACTTCAGTAATCATTTGTGCAGTGGCCTGTCTGGAGACAGTTTCACATGCTTTCACAGATTTGTTTTATTAGTGACTGAAAACATCCGAGTACGTCATTCCAACATTATGAACTCATTAAATTAGTTGTAGCATATGATTCTTTATCAGTTTTGTCTTTTAAGGTCCATGCGAAAGCCAGTTGGGACCAAACCTGAAGTGATAGGGAACAAAATACAATTCCACACAGGACCTTTTGTAATGTAGATTAAATATTGTTGGAATGGTGTGGCATCAGGGCTTAACCCGTCTGGAGTGGAAAACAGAAGTTATTTAACCAGTGGGGAACAAAATAGGGAACAGGAGCAATACTGTACATTCTCACACATACCCGTTATGAGCTTGGCTAccaaacattttaaacatgtaTAACATGGAGAACAAAACCAGTAACCTGCTAATGGCGGCTATTGACCGGCCAAAGCTACAAGAATTACATGACAGTTATACCCAGTGCACTGAAGGCATTTACTATAATTTTGCTTCTGCtgttttgaaataagaaaatCTTGATAACAATGATGTTTACTGTTGGAAGTCTGACAGCAGGGTTGCTGATTATATTTGGTGTTCATCTTTTGCACTCAGTTTGTCTTCCAATCACCTAGTGCAGCATTGAATTATAACAGGCTTTAGTGTGCTTCAACATAATACATCTTTTTCCGAAAGATTAC encodes:
- the LOC134018924 gene encoding glucose-6-phosphate 1-dehydrogenase isoform X1, with the protein product MGSRASAERPVSVVQQKTENMSAFPLSRSEVFGELRKELHEDEEFRQSDAHIFIIMGASGDLAKKKIYPTLWWLFRDGLLPEQTFFVGFARSELTVDSIKTACLPYLKVADTEVECLAAFFSRNSYVSGKYADESSFAKLHTHLLSLPGGADANRLFYLALPPSVYHDVSKNIRHHCMSAKGWNRVIVEKPFGRDLQSSEALSAHLSSLFTEDQIYRIDHYLGKEMVQNLMVLRFGNRIFGPIWNRDNIACVVLTFKEPFGTQGRGGYFDDFGIIRDVMQNHLLQMLCLVAMEKPASTSSDDVRDEKVKVLKCIAPPTMPDVVLGQYAGDPEGEGDAKLGYLDDPTVPKGSTQATFATVVLYVHNERWDGVPFILRCGKALNERKAEVRLQFTDVPGDIFGAQCRRNELVMRVQPNEAVYAKMMSKKPGVYFHPEETELDLTYKSRYKDVKLPDAYERLILDVFCGSQMHFVRSDELREAWRIFTPLLHKIDKEKTPPIAYRYGSRGPVEADDLSKRVGFRYEGTYKWVNPHRL
- the LOC134018924 gene encoding glucose-6-phosphate 1-dehydrogenase isoform X2 codes for the protein MGSRASAENMSAFPLSRSEVFGELRKELHEDEEFRQSDAHIFIIMGASGDLAKKKIYPTLWWLFRDGLLPEQTFFVGFARSELTVDSIKTACLPYLKVADTEVECLAAFFSRNSYVSGKYADESSFAKLHTHLLSLPGGADANRLFYLALPPSVYHDVSKNIRHHCMSAKGWNRVIVEKPFGRDLQSSEALSAHLSSLFTEDQIYRIDHYLGKEMVQNLMVLRFGNRIFGPIWNRDNIACVVLTFKEPFGTQGRGGYFDDFGIIRDVMQNHLLQMLCLVAMEKPASTSSDDVRDEKVKVLKCIAPPTMPDVVLGQYAGDPEGEGDAKLGYLDDPTVPKGSTQATFATVVLYVHNERWDGVPFILRCGKALNERKAEVRLQFTDVPGDIFGAQCRRNELVMRVQPNEAVYAKMMSKKPGVYFHPEETELDLTYKSRYKDVKLPDAYERLILDVFCGSQMHFVRSDELREAWRIFTPLLHKIDKEKTPPIAYRYGSRGPVEADDLSKRVGFRYEGTYKWVNPHRL
- the LOC134018924 gene encoding glucose-6-phosphate 1-dehydrogenase isoform X4, coding for MGASGDLAKKKIYPTLWWLFRDGLLPEQTFFVGFARSELTVDSIKTACLPYLKVADTEVECLAAFFSRNSYVSGKYADESSFAKLHTHLLSLPGGADANRLFYLALPPSVYHDVSKNIRHHCMSAKGWNRVIVEKPFGRDLQSSEALSAHLSSLFTEDQIYRIDHYLGKEMVQNLMVLRFGNRIFGPIWNRDNIACVVLTFKEPFGTQGRGGYFDDFGIIRDVMQNHLLQMLCLVAMEKPASTSSDDVRDEKVKVLKCIAPPTMPDVVLGQYAGDPEGEGDAKLGYLDDPTVPKGSTQATFATVVLYVHNERWDGVPFILRCGKALNERKAEVRLQFTDVPGDIFGAQCRRNELVMRVQPNEAVYAKMMSKKPGVYFHPEETELDLTYKSRYKDVKLPDAYERLILDVFCGSQMHFVRSDELREAWRIFTPLLHKIDKEKTPPIAYRYGSRGPVEADDLSKRVGFRYEGTYKWVNPHRL
- the LOC134018924 gene encoding glucose-6-phosphate 1-dehydrogenase isoform X3 — protein: MSAFPLSRSEVFGELRKELHEDEEFRQSDAHIFIIMGASGDLAKKKIYPTLWWLFRDGLLPEQTFFVGFARSELTVDSIKTACLPYLKVADTEVECLAAFFSRNSYVSGKYADESSFAKLHTHLLSLPGGADANRLFYLALPPSVYHDVSKNIRHHCMSAKGWNRVIVEKPFGRDLQSSEALSAHLSSLFTEDQIYRIDHYLGKEMVQNLMVLRFGNRIFGPIWNRDNIACVVLTFKEPFGTQGRGGYFDDFGIIRDVMQNHLLQMLCLVAMEKPASTSSDDVRDEKVKVLKCIAPPTMPDVVLGQYAGDPEGEGDAKLGYLDDPTVPKGSTQATFATVVLYVHNERWDGVPFILRCGKALNERKAEVRLQFTDVPGDIFGAQCRRNELVMRVQPNEAVYAKMMSKKPGVYFHPEETELDLTYKSRYKDVKLPDAYERLILDVFCGSQMHFVRSDELREAWRIFTPLLHKIDKEKTPPIAYRYGSRGPVEADDLSKRVGFRYEGTYKWVNPHRL